A stretch of Chitinophaga caeni DNA encodes these proteins:
- a CDS encoding DedA family protein produces the protein MDQIIEFLKHLINPEWIITHGGFYLILFIIFAETGLFVGFFLPGDSLLFVAGIYSGLLCESFFNIPFFALMLLVALAGILGNMVGYWFGRKSGPMLYRKKDTFLFRQKHLHQAHEFYEKYGGGAIFVARFLPIVRTFAPIVAGIVEMDRKKFMFYNIIGSFAWVFSLMLAGHYLDKYFPDLKNHLELIIIIIILITTLPVLIKLFFGKAKKPIGAGQVEASSQDQQQE, from the coding sequence ATGGACCAGATTATCGAGTTTTTGAAGCATTTGATTAATCCCGAGTGGATTATTACGCATGGTGGTTTTTATTTGATTTTATTTATCATTTTCGCAGAAACAGGTCTGTTCGTTGGATTCTTCCTTCCAGGAGATTCCTTGTTATTCGTGGCGGGTATTTACAGTGGATTGTTATGCGAAAGCTTCTTCAATATTCCGTTCTTTGCATTGATGTTGCTCGTTGCTCTCGCGGGTATTTTGGGGAATATGGTTGGTTATTGGTTTGGCCGCAAATCTGGCCCCATGTTATACCGCAAGAAAGACACTTTCCTGTTCCGTCAAAAGCATTTGCATCAAGCACATGAATTTTATGAGAAATACGGTGGCGGCGCTATTTTCGTAGCCCGTTTTCTTCCTATCGTGCGGACTTTTGCACCTATTGTTGCCGGTATCGTGGAGATGGATCGTAAAAAATTTATGTTCTACAACATTATCGGTTCTTTCGCCTGGGTATTTTCGCTCATGCTAGCAGGGCATTATCTTGATAAATATTTTCCAGATCTGAAAAATCATTTGGAGTTAATCATCATCATTATTATCTTGATTACGACCTTGCCGGTTTTGATCAAATTATTCTTCGGTAAAGCGAAGAAACCAATCGGGGCCGGACAGGTAGAGGCTTCATCGCAAGATCAGCAGCAAGAGTAG
- a CDS encoding alpha-ketoacid dehydrogenase subunit alpha/beta gives MKENNELAMKSDSQLSFDQFREEVIRDYRIACESRETSLLARREVLTGKAKFGIFGDGKELAQVAMAKYFQPGDFRSGYYRDQTFAFASGIATVEQFFSQLYADPDINHDPFSAGRQMNSHFATPNIDENGELLPLVDMKNTAADMAPTAGQMPRSIGLAYASKLFRNVPELEAFQGLSNNGNEVCFTTIGDASTSEGHFWETVNAAGVLQIPLAIFVWDDGYGISVPRKFQTTKGSISEVLEGFRKQPDTNGIEIYTVKGWDYAGMCEVFEEGIRKARETHVPVLFHVEEITQPQGHSTSGSHERYKSKERLAWEREFDCIAKMRQWLVENALVEEAVLDEIEVEAKAAVIESKKKAWEKYIVVIKQQVQDLVKYTANLVNEGTDAAFINKTIQELQANREPQRKDVLKAAASIVFRNSKSNSNAVLQLKNFYLELLTLQKQSYNSDLYASGVNSALNVQAIPAEYAEEAAMVNGYEVLNKYFDQLFSSNPRVFAFGEDVGKIGDVNQAFSGLQQKHGKLRISDTGIRELTIMGQGIGMALRGLRPIAEIQYLDYLLYGLQPLSDDVATLQYRTKGKQFCPIIVRTRGHRLEGIWHSGSPMGMIINSLRGMHVCVPRNMVQAAGMYNTLLKANEPAIVIESLNGYRLKEKLPVNLADFTVPLGKVDIMKEGDDITIVSYGSTLRIVQEALPMLENLGISVELIDIQTLLPFDLDHDILASLKKTNRILFVDEDVPGGAAAFMFQQVIEVQGGYRWLDTKPRTLTAQAHRPAYGSDGDYFSKPNAEDVISTVMEVMAE, from the coding sequence ATGAAAGAAAATAATGAATTAGCCATGAAATCGGATAGCCAGTTATCATTCGATCAATTCCGCGAGGAAGTGATACGCGATTACCGCATTGCTTGTGAAAGTAGGGAGACCAGCTTGCTTGCCAGGAGGGAAGTGTTAACGGGAAAAGCAAAATTTGGAATCTTTGGAGATGGTAAGGAATTGGCACAGGTAGCGATGGCGAAATATTTTCAACCGGGTGATTTCAGATCCGGGTATTACCGTGACCAGACTTTTGCATTCGCTAGCGGCATTGCAACGGTCGAACAATTTTTCTCCCAATTATATGCTGACCCGGATATTAACCATGATCCATTCTCAGCAGGAAGGCAGATGAACTCGCATTTTGCCACTCCTAACATCGATGAAAACGGGGAACTGCTTCCCTTGGTAGATATGAAAAATACGGCGGCTGATATGGCCCCGACCGCAGGTCAAATGCCACGTTCCATCGGCTTGGCTTACGCTTCCAAATTATTTAGAAATGTACCGGAACTAGAAGCTTTTCAAGGGTTATCTAACAACGGCAACGAAGTTTGCTTTACTACTATCGGTGATGCTTCCACCTCGGAAGGGCACTTTTGGGAAACGGTGAACGCCGCGGGCGTATTACAAATTCCTTTAGCAATATTTGTTTGGGATGATGGTTACGGTATTTCCGTACCACGTAAGTTTCAAACAACAAAAGGATCTATCAGCGAAGTGCTGGAAGGATTTAGAAAACAACCCGATACTAACGGTATCGAAATTTATACGGTGAAAGGTTGGGATTATGCCGGGATGTGCGAAGTATTTGAAGAAGGTATCCGCAAAGCCCGCGAAACGCATGTTCCCGTATTATTCCATGTAGAAGAAATAACCCAGCCACAGGGGCATTCTACTTCCGGTTCACACGAAAGGTATAAATCAAAAGAACGCCTGGCTTGGGAAAGGGAATTTGACTGTATCGCGAAAATGCGCCAGTGGCTGGTTGAAAATGCACTCGTTGAGGAAGCTGTACTAGATGAAATTGAAGTAGAAGCTAAAGCTGCCGTTATAGAGTCGAAAAAGAAAGCTTGGGAGAAATACATCGTTGTCATCAAACAGCAAGTTCAAGACTTGGTCAAATACACGGCGAACCTTGTTAATGAAGGCACCGATGCCGCTTTTATCAATAAAACCATTCAAGAATTACAGGCTAACAGGGAACCGCAAAGGAAAGATGTTTTGAAGGCTGCCGCATCTATCGTTTTTAGAAATTCAAAGTCGAACAGCAATGCGGTGCTTCAACTGAAAAATTTCTACCTTGAACTGCTAACATTACAAAAGCAAAGTTATAACTCGGACTTATACGCTTCCGGTGTTAATTCCGCATTAAACGTGCAGGCAATACCTGCTGAATATGCTGAAGAGGCAGCAATGGTAAACGGTTACGAAGTTTTAAATAAATATTTTGATCAACTTTTCTCCAGCAATCCCAGGGTATTTGCCTTCGGGGAAGATGTTGGTAAAATCGGGGATGTCAACCAGGCCTTCTCCGGTTTACAACAGAAACATGGCAAGCTGAGAATTTCCGATACAGGTATCCGTGAACTAACGATCATGGGGCAGGGCATCGGGATGGCGCTAAGGGGTTTAAGGCCCATCGCGGAAATTCAGTACCTGGATTATTTATTGTACGGTTTACAACCTTTAAGCGATGATGTGGCTACGCTGCAATACCGCACCAAGGGAAAACAGTTCTGCCCGATCATCGTGCGTACCAGGGGCCATCGCCTGGAAGGTATATGGCACTCCGGCAGCCCGATGGGGATGATCATCAATTCATTAAGGGGCATGCATGTTTGTGTTCCGAGGAACATGGTTCAAGCAGCAGGAATGTATAATACTTTGCTAAAGGCTAATGAACCGGCAATCGTGATTGAATCGCTCAACGGTTACCGGCTGAAAGAAAAATTACCGGTTAATCTAGCCGACTTTACCGTTCCCTTAGGAAAGGTAGATATCATGAAGGAAGGTGATGATATCACCATCGTTTCTTACGGCTCCACGCTGAGGATCGTGCAGGAAGCATTACCCATGTTGGAGAACCTAGGCATCTCGGTTGAATTAATCGATATTCAAACCCTGCTGCCATTCGATCTCGATCATGATATCCTTGCTTCGCTGAAAAAAACGAACCGGATTCTTTTCGTAGATGAGGATGTACCGGGCGGTGCAGCCGCCTTCATGTTCCAACAGGTGATCGAAGTACAGGGCGGTTATCGCTGGTTAGATACGAAGCCGCGTACCTTGACTGCCCAAGCACATCGACCGGCGTACGGATCGGACGGGGATTATTTCTCTAAGCCGAATGCAGAAGATGTGATCAGCACCGTAATGGAAGTCATGGCGGAATAA
- a CDS encoding pyridoxal phosphate-dependent aminotransferase, producing the protein MPTISQRGQLMPPSPIRKLVPYAEAAKKRGVTVYHLNIGQPDIETPEPVLDAVRQSHFKILEYSHSAGNESYRQKLTGYYKKFDIDVTSQQIIVTTGGSEAILFGFMACLDPGDEVIIPEPFYANYNGFAVAANVHVKPITSSIETGFALPPIEEFEKLITPKTKGILICNPNNPTGYLYSREEMEVLKHICLKYNLFLFSDEAYREFCYSGKHFSAMNLEGMDNNVILMDTISKRYSACGARIGALVTKNQTVLDAVMKFAQARLSPPSFAQIAAEAAVDLPADYFDGIKAEYEARRDILVKMLNEIPGVYCPNPGGAFYAMAKLPIDDADKFCQWLLESFEYKQQTVMLSPGTGFYATAGLGKDEVRLAYVLNTGDIQHAMECLAAALRVYPGKK; encoded by the coding sequence ATGCCCACCATTAGCCAAAGAGGTCAATTGATGCCACCATCTCCTATCAGGAAATTGGTGCCCTACGCGGAAGCCGCCAAGAAAAGAGGCGTTACAGTGTACCATTTAAACATCGGTCAACCGGATATCGAAACACCGGAACCCGTTTTGGACGCCGTACGCCAATCCCATTTCAAAATCTTGGAATATAGCCACAGCGCCGGAAACGAAAGCTACCGCCAAAAACTAACCGGTTATTACAAGAAATTCGATATCGATGTAACATCACAGCAGATTATTGTAACTACGGGGGGATCAGAAGCGATCCTGTTCGGTTTCATGGCCTGCCTGGACCCGGGTGATGAAGTCATTATACCGGAACCGTTTTACGCTAATTATAATGGTTTCGCAGTAGCGGCAAACGTGCATGTAAAACCGATAACTTCGAGTATCGAAACCGGTTTCGCGCTGCCGCCCATCGAAGAATTTGAGAAGCTGATCACGCCGAAAACCAAGGGTATCCTAATCTGTAACCCCAATAATCCCACCGGTTATTTATATAGCCGCGAGGAGATGGAAGTATTGAAACATATCTGTTTGAAGTACAACCTGTTCCTGTTTTCGGATGAGGCTTACCGTGAATTTTGCTATTCCGGCAAGCATTTTTCGGCCATGAACCTGGAAGGGATGGATAATAACGTGATCCTGATGGATACGATATCCAAGCGTTACAGCGCTTGCGGTGCGCGTATCGGCGCGTTGGTTACGAAAAACCAAACCGTCCTGGATGCGGTGATGAAATTTGCCCAGGCACGCCTGAGCCCGCCAAGTTTCGCACAGATCGCGGCGGAAGCGGCAGTTGATTTACCTGCTGACTATTTTGACGGGATCAAGGCAGAATATGAAGCCCGCAGGGATATCTTGGTAAAGATGCTGAACGAAATCCCGGGAGTTTATTGCCCGAACCCAGGCGGTGCTTTTTACGCGATGGCGAAGCTTCCTATCGACGATGCCGATAAATTCTGCCAATGGCTGCTTGAATCATTCGAATACAAGCAACAAACCGTCATGCTTTCCCCCGGTACCGGCTTTTATGCAACGGCGGGACTAGGTAAGGATGAAGTGCGTTTGGCCTACGTTTTAAATACGGGGGATATCCAGCATGCCATGGAATGTTTGGCAGCCGCACTAAGGGTCTACCCGGGTAAGAAATAA
- a CDS encoding D-2-hydroxyacid dehydrogenase: MQIVVLDGYTLNPGDLSWESLFALGSVKMYTRTPPNEVVERAKDADIILTNKVVLTAEMIEQFDHLKYIGVMATGYNVVDLAAANKRGIPVTNVPAYSSESVAQLTFALLLELCHHVGEHNTAVKQGEWTGAPDFSFWKYPLVELAGKTMGIVGLGNIGRKVAQLAQAFGMHIIAHHKHPERDRMEGVRFTSLEDCFQNADVVSLHCPLNDANKGFVNAGLLRKMKATAFLVNTSRGPLINEQDLADALKNNVIAGAAVDVLSTEPPVSTNPLLSSKNCILTPHIAWATKEARERLLGVLVDNITAFQSGKPTNVVNDPVK; the protein is encoded by the coding sequence ATGCAGATTGTAGTACTCGACGGGTACACTTTAAATCCCGGTGATCTAAGTTGGGAGTCATTATTTGCACTGGGAAGTGTGAAAATGTATACCCGCACGCCACCGAATGAAGTAGTGGAAAGGGCTAAAGATGCCGATATTATACTCACTAATAAAGTGGTGCTAACCGCCGAGATGATCGAACAATTTGATCACCTTAAGTATATCGGCGTAATGGCAACGGGATATAATGTTGTTGACCTTGCAGCGGCGAACAAGCGCGGTATACCCGTGACCAACGTCCCGGCATATAGTTCGGAGAGTGTTGCGCAATTAACTTTCGCACTTCTGTTGGAGTTATGCCATCATGTTGGTGAACATAATACCGCGGTGAAGCAGGGAGAATGGACGGGCGCACCGGATTTTAGTTTCTGGAAGTACCCCTTGGTTGAATTGGCTGGGAAAACTATGGGTATCGTGGGTTTGGGGAATATCGGCAGAAAGGTTGCGCAGTTGGCGCAGGCATTCGGGATGCATATTATCGCGCATCATAAACACCCGGAAAGGGACCGCATGGAAGGAGTCAGGTTTACAAGCTTGGAAGATTGTTTTCAGAATGCCGATGTTGTTTCCTTGCATTGCCCGTTAAACGATGCTAATAAAGGATTTGTCAATGCAGGTTTGTTGCGTAAAATGAAAGCGACGGCATTCCTGGTCAATACTAGCCGCGGTCCGCTAATCAATGAACAAGATTTGGCCGATGCGTTAAAAAATAATGTAATTGCCGGTGCGGCGGTAGATGTATTATCGACAGAACCACCCGTTTCAACAAACCCCTTGCTTTCATCGAAGAATTGCATTCTCACGCCGCATATTGCTTGGGCTACGAAGGAGGCTAGGGAACGGTTACTAGGGGTTTTAGTAGATAATATAACGGCGTTTCAGTCAGGTAAACCAACGAATGTTGTAAACGATCCGGTAAAATAA
- a CDS encoding dicarboxylate/amino acid:cation symporter: protein MKKKSNLLTIFIFGAMILGIILGYVYWKMVPEVESRDQFAEKISILSHVFLRLVKMIIAPLVFSTLVLGVAKLGDIKAVGRIGAKTMGWFITATFVSLFLGLILVNLLKPGVGLNLPLPDIHASSGVERADMTLRGFFDHIVPESAIMAMAENEILQIVIFALFFGIATAAIGEAGTPIVKLMDSVAHVMLKVTGYVMNFAPFAVFGAMAAIIAKSGPDILITYLVFLIQFYIGLMILWFILLFAGYVIVGKPITGLYKKLIAPITMAFATASSEAAYPRTMQSLEEFGCDNRIVSFVLPLGYSFNLDGSMMYMTFASLFIAQAYGMHLSIEQQITMLLVLMITSKGIAGVPRASLVVIAGTLALFNIPEAGLLLLIGIDHFLDMGRSATNVIGNAMACTAVSKWEGKLELQPEEA from the coding sequence ATGAAGAAAAAATCGAACCTGCTGACGATCTTTATATTCGGTGCCATGATATTGGGTATCATTTTAGGATATGTTTATTGGAAAATGGTGCCGGAAGTGGAAAGCCGTGATCAGTTTGCGGAAAAAATATCTATTTTATCCCACGTGTTCTTGCGTTTAGTGAAGATGATTATTGCACCTTTAGTTTTTTCAACTTTGGTATTAGGGGTGGCTAAATTAGGAGATATAAAGGCTGTTGGGAGGATTGGTGCTAAAACTATGGGTTGGTTCATTACCGCGACATTCGTTTCCCTATTTCTAGGGTTAATTTTAGTAAATCTTTTAAAACCGGGTGTAGGACTAAATTTACCGCTTCCAGATATCCATGCATCAAGCGGGGTAGAAAGAGCGGATATGACACTTAGGGGCTTCTTTGACCACATAGTTCCGGAAAGTGCTATCATGGCTATGGCGGAGAATGAGATATTACAAATTGTAATATTCGCATTGTTTTTTGGAATTGCAACGGCCGCTATTGGTGAAGCGGGAACACCGATAGTTAAATTGATGGATTCAGTAGCCCATGTTATGTTAAAAGTTACTGGCTATGTTATGAATTTTGCCCCGTTCGCGGTATTTGGAGCAATGGCTGCGATCATTGCTAAATCTGGCCCGGATATACTCATTACTTACCTTGTTTTTTTAATCCAGTTCTATATAGGATTAATGATTCTATGGTTCATATTATTATTTGCGGGGTATGTGATAGTTGGAAAGCCGATTACCGGTTTATACAAAAAACTAATTGCTCCCATCACTATGGCATTTGCTACGGCTAGTAGTGAAGCAGCTTACCCCCGTACCATGCAATCTTTGGAAGAGTTCGGTTGTGATAATAGGATCGTAAGTTTCGTATTGCCGTTAGGCTATTCATTCAACCTGGATGGTTCTATGATGTATATGACTTTTGCAAGTTTATTTATTGCGCAAGCTTATGGAATGCATTTAAGTATAGAACAACAAATCACGATGTTGTTAGTTCTTATGATTACAAGTAAAGGTATTGCCGGAGTGCCGAGGGCTTCATTGGTAGTAATTGCAGGTACATTAGCTTTATTTAATATCCCCGAAGCAGGTTTGTTGCTTTTAATAGGAATCGACCATTTCCTCGATATGGGACGCTCCGCAACCAACGTAATCGGTAACGCGATGGCTTGCACAGCCGTATCTAAATGGGAAGGTAAATTGGAATTACAGCCCGAAGAAGCTTAA
- a CDS encoding DnaJ C-terminal domain-containing protein: protein MDYKDYYKILGVEKNATPDAIKKAYRKLAVKYHPDKNPDDQLAEEKFKEITEAYEVLSDAEKRKKYDAFGENWKYYEQAGGQQGDFDWSKWQNAGRGGAGGYRQASQEDINDMFGDGGQFSDFFEHLFGGNFRSQSRGRRSRSMRGQDIRATMGISITDAYAGATKQIEISGQKLNLKIKPGTYDGQVLRLKGKGEPGYNGAEAGDLLITIQVQDDAQYHLQGNDIYSDVPIDVFTAILGGKIQVQTPGSTLQLNIPAGTDSGRMFRLKGKGMTSANGVTGDFYVKVAIQVPKNLSDDEKAQIEKLANRQK, encoded by the coding sequence ATGGATTACAAAGATTATTACAAAATTTTAGGGGTAGAAAAAAACGCTACGCCGGATGCCATCAAGAAAGCTTATAGAAAACTAGCCGTTAAATACCACCCGGATAAAAACCCTGATGATCAATTAGCAGAAGAAAAATTTAAAGAAATCACCGAGGCATACGAAGTGCTGAGCGATGCAGAAAAAAGAAAGAAATACGATGCTTTCGGTGAAAATTGGAAGTATTATGAACAAGCCGGTGGACAACAAGGTGATTTCGATTGGTCGAAATGGCAAAATGCAGGGAGAGGCGGTGCCGGTGGTTACCGGCAGGCTTCGCAGGAGGACATTAACGATATGTTCGGTGATGGGGGGCAGTTCTCAGATTTCTTCGAACATTTATTCGGTGGAAATTTCCGCTCCCAGTCAAGGGGTAGGAGAAGCCGTTCCATGCGGGGACAAGATATACGCGCCACGATGGGGATATCAATTACGGATGCTTATGCCGGTGCAACGAAGCAAATCGAAATAAGTGGCCAGAAACTGAATTTGAAGATTAAGCCGGGCACTTACGATGGACAGGTATTAAGACTCAAAGGAAAAGGAGAACCGGGGTACAACGGTGCCGAGGCAGGCGATTTATTGATTACCATTCAAGTGCAAGATGATGCGCAGTACCACTTGCAGGGCAATGATATTTATTCGGATGTTCCCATCGATGTTTTTACGGCGATATTGGGTGGGAAAATACAGGTCCAGACACCCGGCAGCACTTTGCAGTTAAATATTCCTGCCGGGACTGACAGCGGCCGGATGTTCAGGTTAAAAGGCAAAGGTATGACTTCTGCTAACGGTGTTACCGGTGATTTTTACGTGAAAGTTGCTATACAGGTACCTAAGAACCTCAGTGATGATGAGAAAGCCCAAATCGAAAAATTAGCAAACCGTCAAAAGTAA
- a CDS encoding amino acid permease, whose translation MNGPFVKKPLGRLLAEASESEKGLKRTLSANNLIALGIGAIIGAGLFSLTGLAAANNAGPAVTISFVVGAIGCAFAGLCYAEFASMIPIAGSAYTYSYATMGELVAWIIGWDLVLEYALGAATVSISWSQYLVKFLHNFGLHLPPQLTCSPFESVTMADGSVVSGILNLPAVAIVVALSLILIRGTKESAFMNGLLVILKVAVVLVFIAVGWGHINPANYNPYIPENTGVFGHFGVSGILRGAAVVFFAFIGFDAVSTAAQEAKNPQKDMPRGILGSLMICTVLYVLFAHVMTGLANYTEFKDSAAPVAIAIAKTPYEWLQQGIIVAILAGYTSVILVMLMGQSRVFYSMSLDGLLPKTFSNIHPKFRTPYKSNILFLFFVSLFSAFVPVHVVGEMVSIGTLFAFALVCIGVIVMRKSQPDAVRPFKTPLVPLVPILGILICIGLMASLPWDTWLRLAIWMGLGFIIYFTYGKKHSKLRNDK comes from the coding sequence ATGAACGGACCTTTTGTCAAAAAGCCGCTAGGACGACTGTTAGCAGAAGCTTCAGAGTCTGAAAAAGGCTTGAAAAGAACATTGTCAGCCAACAATTTAATTGCTCTAGGAATTGGTGCCATCATCGGTGCTGGACTTTTCTCTCTAACCGGCCTTGCAGCAGCTAATAACGCGGGACCAGCCGTTACTATTTCCTTTGTAGTAGGTGCTATCGGTTGTGCTTTCGCAGGTTTATGTTATGCAGAATTTGCCAGCATGATCCCAATCGCGGGTAGTGCTTATACATATTCTTATGCTACGATGGGTGAATTGGTGGCCTGGATCATCGGTTGGGATCTCGTGTTGGAATATGCGTTGGGCGCTGCAACAGTATCCATTAGTTGGTCTCAATACCTGGTTAAATTCTTACATAATTTCGGTTTACACCTCCCCCCGCAACTTACTTGCTCTCCTTTCGAATCCGTTACCATGGCTGATGGAAGCGTTGTAAGCGGTATACTAAACCTTCCCGCTGTTGCCATCGTAGTAGCCTTGTCTTTGATTTTGATCCGCGGTACGAAGGAATCTGCTTTCATGAACGGCTTATTGGTTATATTGAAAGTAGCTGTAGTGCTAGTGTTCATCGCTGTAGGTTGGGGTCACATCAACCCGGCTAACTATAATCCGTATATCCCTGAAAATACCGGCGTATTCGGTCATTTCGGAGTTTCCGGTATCTTGAGAGGCGCTGCCGTTGTATTCTTTGCGTTTATCGGTTTTGATGCCGTGTCTACTGCTGCACAGGAAGCGAAAAACCCTCAAAAAGATATGCCACGCGGTATCCTGGGTTCCTTGATGATTTGTACCGTTTTGTACGTATTGTTTGCGCACGTAATGACCGGTTTAGCCAATTATACCGAGTTTAAAGACAGTGCTGCTCCCGTTGCTATCGCGATCGCGAAAACACCATACGAGTGGTTACAACAAGGTATTATCGTGGCAATTTTGGCAGGTTACACATCTGTAATCCTAGTGATGTTGATGGGTCAATCGCGCGTATTCTACAGTATGAGTTTGGATGGTCTATTACCGAAAACATTCTCTAACATTCACCCTAAATTCCGTACTCCGTATAAATCCAATATCTTATTTCTTTTCTTCGTAAGCTTGTTCTCGGCATTTGTTCCGGTGCATGTTGTAGGTGAAATGGTAAGTATCGGTACATTATTCGCATTTGCATTAGTTTGTATCGGTGTAATCGTGATGCGCAAATCACAACCTGACGCGGTACGTCCGTTCAAAACACCACTGGTACCTTTAGTACCGATCTTAGGTATTTTGATTTGTATCGGCTTAATGGCTTCTTTACCTTGGGATACCTGGTTACGCCTCGCCATCTGGATGGGACTGGGCTTTATCATTTACTTCACTTATGGTAAGAAACATAGTAAGCTAAGAAATGACAAATAA
- a CDS encoding YebC/PmpR family DNA-binding transcriptional regulator, whose protein sequence is MGRIFEVRKATMFARWDRMAKQFTRIGKEIAIAVKAGGPDPDNNPALRRCMLNAKGVNMPKDRVEAAIKRAMGKDKADYEEVVYEGYAPHGVAVMVETATDNSTRTVANVRMYFNKGGGSLGNSGSVAFTFNRMGEFKIAKEGQDIEELELELIDHGLEEIGEDSEGNIIIRTAFNDFGNMSKALEERGISAISAELKRIPLNTVELNEEQSKEVLELIDRIEQDDDVQQVFHNLA, encoded by the coding sequence ATGGGAAGAATATTTGAAGTTAGAAAGGCCACGATGTTTGCCCGCTGGGATAGGATGGCCAAGCAATTTACCCGTATCGGTAAAGAGATCGCTATCGCTGTAAAGGCCGGTGGTCCTGATCCGGATAACAACCCTGCTTTGCGCCGTTGCATGCTGAATGCCAAGGGTGTGAACATGCCGAAAGATCGCGTGGAAGCAGCGATCAAAAGAGCCATGGGGAAAGACAAAGCTGATTATGAAGAAGTAGTGTACGAAGGATACGCGCCGCACGGTGTTGCCGTGATGGTAGAAACGGCTACCGATAACTCTACCCGTACCGTTGCTAATGTGCGCATGTATTTCAACAAGGGTGGCGGCAGCCTAGGGAATAGCGGCTCCGTTGCATTTACATTCAACCGCATGGGAGAATTTAAAATAGCTAAAGAAGGTCAAGATATCGAGGAATTAGAGCTGGAACTGATCGACCATGGACTGGAGGAAATCGGGGAAGATAGCGAAGGTAATATCATTATACGTACTGCTTTCAATGATTTTGGGAATATGTCCAAAGCATTGGAAGAACGCGGTATTAGCGCCATCAGCGCAGAATTAAAACGCATTCCTTTAAATACAGTGGAACTGAACGAAGAACAATCTAAAGAAGTACTGGAATTGATTGATAGGATCGAGCAAGACGATGATGTTCAACAAGTATTTCACAACCTTGCATAA
- a CDS encoding DUF1573 domain-containing protein, producing MKKFILSLFASMFLATALFAQAQSGSTNPVDAKVKFKNETIDFGTTKLNKAVTVNFEFTNTSKEPVLVETARASCGCTQPTWTVEPVLPGKTGKITATYSANGVGQQRKTIWVKFKGIDSDKELYLTGKVEN from the coding sequence ATGAAAAAGTTTATCTTATCCCTATTTGCGAGTATGTTCTTAGCAACTGCACTGTTTGCCCAAGCTCAATCCGGTAGTACTAACCCGGTTGATGCAAAAGTTAAATTCAAGAACGAGACGATCGACTTCGGTACCACCAAGTTGAACAAAGCCGTTACCGTGAATTTTGAATTTACCAATACGAGTAAAGAACCGGTGTTAGTTGAAACTGCAAGGGCAAGCTGCGGATGTACGCAACCTACTTGGACTGTTGAACCGGTATTACCTGGTAAAACTGGAAAGATAACAGCGACTTACTCTGCAAATGGCGTGGGACAACAAAGAAAAACCATTTGGGTTAAATTCAAAGGCATCGATTCTGATAAGGAATTGTACCTGACAGGTAAAGTTGAAAATTAA